The proteins below are encoded in one region of Pseudoduganella armeniaca:
- a CDS encoding TRAP transporter small permease subunit: MAVSRAIDKLNDSIAAVVAWALLLAVLICAGNALVRYSLNMSSNAWLEIQWYLFAAVFMLASPHTLRRDEHVRIDVVTGRFSKRTQVWIDLFGYLFFLMPVCWVILYYGFPFGLESVRNGEMSSNAGGLIVWPAKILVPVGFALMILQGVSEIIKRVAYLRGQLDASAFTKHATSPEEEIEAIKRANQIN; encoded by the coding sequence ATGGCAGTTTCGCGGGCAATCGACAAGCTGAACGACAGCATCGCAGCAGTAGTGGCCTGGGCCCTGCTGCTGGCGGTGCTGATCTGCGCCGGCAACGCGCTGGTGCGCTATTCCCTTAACATGAGTTCCAACGCCTGGCTGGAAATCCAGTGGTATTTGTTTGCCGCTGTGTTCATGCTGGCGTCCCCCCACACGTTGCGGCGCGACGAGCATGTGCGCATCGACGTCGTCACCGGCCGTTTTTCCAAACGCACGCAGGTCTGGATCGACCTGTTCGGCTACCTGTTCTTCCTGATGCCCGTGTGCTGGGTCATCCTGTACTACGGCTTCCCGTTCGGGCTGGAATCCGTGCGCAACGGCGAGATGTCCAGCAATGCCGGCGGCCTGATCGTCTGGCCCGCCAAGATCCTCGTCCCCGTCGGCTTCGCGCTGATGATCCTGCAGGGCGTCTCGGAAATCATCAAGCGCGTCGCCTACCTGCGCGGCCAGCTCGATGCCAGCGCCTTCACCAAGCACGCCACGTCGCCCGAGGAAGAAATCGAGGCGATCAAGCGGGCCAACCAGATCAACTGA
- a CDS encoding GNAT family N-acetyltransferase produces the protein MAFVVDTDKARLDVAMIHRFLSEESTWALGIPRQLVQRAIDHSLCFGVYDADGAQVAFARVISDQATFAYLLDVFVLPAHRGRGHSTRLMDAVMAHPGLQGLRRFMLATMTAPDLYARYGFAPPALPQALMERNFPDIYRSGAA, from the coding sequence ATGGCCTTCGTCGTCGATACCGACAAGGCGCGCCTCGACGTTGCCATGATCCATCGCTTCCTCAGCGAGGAATCGACCTGGGCCCTGGGCATCCCGCGTCAGCTGGTGCAGCGCGCCATCGATCATTCGCTGTGCTTCGGCGTGTACGATGCCGATGGCGCCCAGGTGGCGTTCGCCCGCGTGATCAGCGACCAGGCCACGTTCGCCTACCTGCTCGACGTGTTCGTGCTGCCGGCGCACCGGGGCCGGGGCCACAGCACGCGGCTGATGGACGCCGTGATGGCGCACCCGGGCTTGCAGGGCCTGCGCCGCTTCATGCTGGCGACGATGACGGCGCCAGACCTGTATGCGCGCTACGGTTTCGCCCCGCCGGCGCTGCCGCAGGCGCTGATGGAGCGTAACTTCCCCGACATTTACCGCAGCGGCGCCGCCTAG
- a CDS encoding DUF4331 domain-containing protein produces the protein MKQSPRRLASCAAFLALGSAALLPAAVQASSHREAPFVTSIPKADATDFYMFRSYEPGRDKFVTLLANYVPLQDPYGGPNFFMMDPNALYEIHVDNNGDAKEDITFQFRFTNTNKDAQFTVGGKKVSIPLVINGGAIAGADAPGVNVRETYTVNVVRGDRRGGTRGAVTNAGSGAATFDKPIDNVGNKSIPDYAGYAAKHVYEVKIPGCETPARMFVGQRKDPFVVNLAETFDLVNIKAPAVEFDANAERASRDDLADKNVTTIALEVAASCLTAPGDPVIGGWTTASVRQGRLINPAPGAAAAPSKEGGAWTQVSRLGMPLVNEVVIGLKDKDRFNHSKPSADAQFADYVTNPTLPMLVETLFGNAGAKAPTNFPRNDLVAAFLTGVKGLNQPAKVTPAEMLRLNTSIAPATKGAQKRLGVIDGDNAGFPNGRRPGDDVVDIALRVVMGKLCTLNLGCAPADAPAGAIRFTDGAYLDDSAFTAAFPYLKTPLSGSPQGQAQAQARR, from the coding sequence TTGAAGCAGTCCCCGCGCCGGCTCGCGTCGTGCGCCGCATTCCTGGCACTGGGCAGCGCCGCGCTGCTGCCCGCCGCCGTGCAAGCCTCCAGCCACCGCGAGGCGCCGTTCGTCACCAGCATTCCCAAGGCCGACGCCACCGATTTCTACATGTTCCGCTCGTACGAACCGGGGCGCGACAAGTTCGTGACGCTGCTGGCCAATTACGTGCCGCTGCAGGACCCGTACGGCGGTCCGAACTTCTTCATGATGGACCCGAATGCGCTGTACGAAATCCACGTCGACAACAATGGCGACGCCAAGGAAGACATCACGTTCCAGTTCCGCTTCACCAATACCAACAAGGATGCCCAGTTCACGGTGGGCGGCAAAAAGGTCTCGATCCCGCTGGTGATCAACGGCGGCGCCATCGCCGGCGCCGATGCGCCGGGCGTCAATGTGCGCGAGACGTACACCGTCAACGTGGTGCGTGGCGACCGCCGCGGCGGCACGCGCGGCGCCGTGACCAATGCCGGCAGCGGCGCGGCCACGTTCGACAAGCCGATCGACAACGTCGGCAACAAGTCCATTCCCGACTATGCCGGCTACGCCGCCAAGCATGTTTATGAGGTCAAGATCCCCGGCTGCGAAACGCCGGCGCGCATGTTCGTCGGCCAGCGCAAGGACCCGTTCGTCGTCAATCTGGCCGAGACGTTCGACCTCGTCAACATCAAGGCGCCGGCCGTGGAGTTCGATGCGAACGCGGAGCGCGCCTCCCGTGACGATTTGGCGGACAAGAACGTGACGACGATCGCGCTGGAAGTGGCCGCATCCTGCCTGACAGCGCCGGGTGATCCAGTCATCGGCGGCTGGACCACGGCCAGCGTGCGCCAGGGCCGGCTGATCAATCCGGCACCGGGCGCCGCGGCCGCTCCATCGAAGGAGGGCGGTGCGTGGACCCAGGTGTCGCGCCTGGGCATGCCGCTGGTGAACGAGGTCGTCATCGGCCTGAAGGACAAGGACCGCTTCAACCACAGCAAGCCGTCGGCCGATGCGCAGTTCGCCGATTACGTGACGAACCCCACGCTGCCGATGCTGGTCGAGACGCTGTTCGGCAACGCCGGCGCCAAGGCGCCGACGAACTTTCCGCGCAATGACCTGGTGGCCGCGTTCCTGACCGGTGTGAAAGGCCTGAACCAGCCGGCCAAGGTCACGCCGGCCGAGATGCTGCGCCTGAACACCTCGATCGCGCCGGCGACCAAGGGCGCGCAAAAGCGCCTGGGCGTCATCGACGGCGACAATGCCGGCTTCCCGAACGGCCGCCGTCCCGGCGACGACGTGGTCGACATCGCGCTGCGCGTGGTGATGGGCAAGCTGTGCACCCTGAACCTGGGCTGCGCGCCAGCCGACGCACCGGCCGGAGCGATCCGTTTCACGGACGGCGCCTACCTGGACGACAGCGCCTTCACGGCGGCGTTCCCGTACCTGAAGACGCCCCTTTCCGGCTCGCCGCAGGGGCAGGCCCAGGCGCAAGCCCGGCGCTGA
- the argH gene encoding argininosuccinate lyase, which translates to MTAQLSKKGEAWSARFSEPVSDLVKRYTASVFFDKRMAKADIEGSLAHAEMLAAQGIIPAADLEAIRQGMAQIAGEIDAGQFEWLLDLEDVHLNIEKRLTELAGDAGKRLHTGRSRNDQVATDIRLYVRSAIDDITALLAQLRTALLDLAEQHADTILPGFTHMQVAQPITFGHHMLAYVEMFGRDAERMADCRKRVNRLPLGAAALAGTTFPIDRLRVAQTLGFDDVCHNSLDAVSDRDFAIEFTAAASLIMTHVSRMSEELVIWMSPRVGFIDIADRFCTGSSIMPQKKNPDVPELARGKTGRVYGHLMGLLTLMKGQPLAYNKDNQEDKEPLFDTVDTVVDTLRIFADMAGGITVKPEAMRAAALQGYATATDLADYLVKKGLPFRDAHEAVAHAVRTCVDAGCDLADLSLEQLRQFSPLIGDDVFAVLTLEGSVAARDHVGGTAPNQVRAAIARIRSQLAM; encoded by the coding sequence ATGACTGCACAACTCTCCAAAAAAGGCGAGGCCTGGTCGGCTCGCTTCTCCGAACCCGTCTCCGATCTCGTCAAGCGCTACACCGCCTCCGTCTTCTTCGACAAACGCATGGCCAAGGCCGACATCGAAGGCTCGCTGGCGCACGCCGAGATGCTGGCGGCCCAGGGCATCATCCCGGCCGCCGACCTGGAAGCGATCCGCCAGGGCATGGCGCAGATCGCCGGCGAGATCGACGCCGGCCAGTTCGAGTGGCTGCTGGACCTGGAAGACGTGCACCTGAATATCGAAAAGCGCCTGACCGAACTGGCGGGCGACGCCGGCAAGCGCCTGCACACGGGCCGCTCGCGCAACGACCAGGTCGCGACCGACATCCGCCTGTACGTGCGCTCGGCCATCGACGACATCACCGCCCTGCTGGCGCAGCTGCGTACCGCCCTCTTGGACCTGGCCGAACAGCATGCCGACACGATCCTGCCCGGCTTCACGCACATGCAGGTGGCGCAGCCGATCACGTTCGGCCACCATATGCTGGCCTACGTCGAGATGTTCGGCCGCGACGCCGAACGCATGGCCGACTGCCGCAAGCGCGTCAACCGCCTGCCGCTGGGCGCCGCCGCGCTGGCCGGCACCACCTTCCCGATCGACCGCCTGCGCGTGGCGCAGACCCTCGGTTTCGACGACGTCTGCCACAACTCGCTGGACGCCGTCTCCGACCGCGACTTCGCCATCGAATTCACGGCCGCCGCCTCGCTGATCATGACGCACGTGTCGCGCATGTCGGAAGAGCTGGTGATCTGGATGAGCCCACGCGTCGGCTTCATCGACATCGCCGACCGCTTCTGCACCGGCTCGTCGATCATGCCGCAGAAGAAAAACCCGGACGTGCCGGAACTGGCGCGCGGCAAGACCGGCCGCGTCTACGGCCATCTGATGGGCCTCCTGACCCTGATGAAGGGCCAGCCGCTGGCCTACAACAAGGACAACCAGGAAGACAAGGAACCGCTGTTCGACACCGTCGACACCGTGGTCGATACGCTGCGCATCTTCGCCGACATGGCCGGCGGCATCACGGTGAAACCGGAAGCGATGCGCGCGGCCGCCCTGCAGGGCTACGCCACGGCCACCGACCTGGCCGACTACCTGGTGAAAAAAGGCCTGCCGTTCCGCGACGCCCACGAAGCCGTGGCACATGCCGTGCGCACCTGCGTGGACGCCGGTTGCGACCTGGCCGACCTGTCGCTGGAACAGCTGCGCCAATTCTCGCCGCTGATCGGCGACGACGTGTTTGCCGTGCTGACCCTGGAAGGGTCGGTGGCCGCGCGCGACCATGTCGGCGGCACGGCGCCGAACCAGGTGCGCGCCGCCATCGCCCGCATCAGGAGCCAGCTCGCCATGTAG
- a CDS encoding TRAP transporter large permease translates to MEAFIIANMAPIMFGALVIFLLSGFPVAFALAANGLLFGLVGIELGLLKPELLQALPNRIFGIMANDTLLAIPFFTFMGLILERSGMAEDLLDTIGQLFGPIRGGVAYAVIFVGALLAATTGVVAASVISMGLISLPVMLRYGYDKRLASGVIAASGTLAQIIPPSLVLIVMADQLGRSVGDMYKAAFAPGLLLTAMYCGYVLAVSIFKPHHAPALPEEARNLKEPNGDSGVRSLLVLLVAAVAASYGFAHYYENTHPQAHADEVGIFSAALGIIGAFAFAAANRYLKLGLLSKMAEKVVFVLIPPLALIFLVLGTIFIGLATPTEGGGMGAVGAILLALMNRRLNWGLLSQAMMSTTRLSCFVIFILIGSTVFALVFRGVNGDLWVEHLLSGLPGGATGFLIVVNLLFFGLAFFLDFFELAFILVPLVGPVAEKLGIDLIWFGVLLGVNMQTSFMHPPFGFALFYLRSVAPKEVKTSDIYWGAIPFVCIQVIMVALIIAFPNLVSVGAKTDMTEQIQLQIDAPADYGNPADGAKEENKDGEAPELNFSTDEEEKKEK, encoded by the coding sequence ATGGAAGCATTCATCATCGCCAATATGGCGCCCATCATGTTCGGGGCGCTCGTCATCTTCCTGCTGTCCGGCTTTCCCGTCGCCTTCGCGCTGGCGGCGAACGGGCTGCTGTTCGGCCTTGTCGGCATCGAACTGGGGCTCCTGAAACCGGAGCTGCTGCAGGCGCTGCCGAACCGCATCTTCGGCATCATGGCCAACGACACCTTGCTGGCCATCCCGTTCTTTACGTTCATGGGGCTGATCCTGGAACGCTCGGGCATGGCCGAGGACCTGCTCGACACGATCGGCCAGCTGTTCGGGCCGATCCGCGGCGGCGTGGCCTATGCCGTCATCTTCGTCGGCGCGCTGCTGGCCGCCACCACCGGCGTCGTCGCCGCCTCCGTCATCTCGATGGGCCTGATCTCGCTGCCTGTCATGCTGCGCTACGGCTACGACAAGCGGCTCGCTTCCGGCGTCATCGCCGCCTCGGGCACGCTGGCGCAGATCATTCCGCCCTCGCTGGTGCTGATCGTCATGGCCGACCAGCTGGGCCGCTCGGTGGGCGACATGTACAAGGCCGCGTTCGCGCCGGGCCTGCTGCTGACCGCCATGTACTGCGGCTACGTGCTGGCCGTGTCGATCTTCAAGCCGCACCATGCGCCAGCCCTGCCGGAGGAGGCGCGCAACCTGAAGGAGCCGAACGGCGACTCCGGCGTGCGCTCGCTGCTGGTGCTGCTGGTGGCCGCGGTGGCCGCGTCGTACGGCTTTGCCCACTATTATGAGAATACCCACCCGCAGGCGCACGCGGACGAAGTGGGCATTTTCTCTGCCGCGCTGGGCATCATCGGCGCGTTCGCCTTCGCCGCCGCCAATCGCTACCTGAAACTGGGCCTGCTGTCGAAGATGGCCGAGAAGGTGGTGTTCGTGCTGATTCCGCCGCTGGCGCTGATCTTCCTCGTGCTGGGCACGATCTTCATCGGCCTGGCCACGCCGACCGAGGGCGGCGGCATGGGCGCCGTCGGCGCGATCCTGCTGGCGCTGATGAACCGCCGGTTGAACTGGGGCCTGCTGTCGCAGGCGATGATGTCGACCACGCGGCTGTCGTGCTTCGTCATCTTCATCCTGATCGGCTCGACCGTGTTCGCACTGGTGTTCCGCGGCGTGAACGGCGACCTGTGGGTCGAGCACCTGCTGTCAGGCTTGCCCGGTGGCGCGACCGGCTTCCTGATCGTCGTCAACCTGCTGTTCTTCGGCCTGGCGTTCTTCCTCGACTTCTTCGAGCTGGCCTTCATCCTGGTGCCGCTGGTGGGCCCGGTGGCGGAAAAGCTGGGCATCGACCTGATCTGGTTCGGCGTGCTGCTGGGCGTGAACATGCAGACCTCGTTCATGCACCCGCCGTTCGGCTTCGCGCTGTTCTACCTACGCTCGGTGGCGCCGAAGGAAGTGAAAACGTCGGACATCTACTGGGGCGCGATTCCGTTTGTCTGTATACAAGTGATCATGGTCGCGCTGATCATCGCCTTCCCGAACCTGGTCTCGGTGGGCGCCAAGACGGACATGACGGAACAGATCCAGCTGCAGATCGACGCGCCGGCCGACTATGGCAACCCGGCGGACGGCGCGAAGGAAGAGAACAAGGACGGCGAGGCGCCGGAGCTGAACTTCTCGACCGACGAGGAAGAGAAGAAGGAAAAGTAG
- a CDS encoding cyanophycinase, translating into MRKRSFNWFSFLTILLAALAHLPAAAQEPDTLKPPPEATAPEKPLPVAKGSLVIIGGGLRGDNADVWSKIVSLAGGRGARIAVFPSASGTPEKAAEIIIGYLKKYGADAFAVPVAIRLAGSDYRKAAEDAALAEKIRRSGGVYFAGGDQSRITKALVREDGTRTAALEAVWDLYRRGGVVAGTSAGAAIMSSTMFHNPRAILPMLRSGITDGQEVAPGLGFIGDDVFVDQHLLVRGRFARMIPAMLTKNYKLGLGIDEDSAFVINAQREVEVIGYSGGLLIDTSQAVWDKTKPDFNVSNVRISYLDRGDRFNIITHSFTPAPDKAGGRIEPGREALRGPVYSNDILGNYAVVQLMERLIDSDQEEAIGVASGNPRSTTPEVGFEFRFTKTPESVGYISGIAEAYSVLNIRLDVRPIDIPRPLYKYR; encoded by the coding sequence ATGCGCAAGCGGTCGTTCAACTGGTTCTCTTTCCTTACCATCTTGCTAGCGGCCTTGGCGCACCTGCCCGCCGCCGCCCAGGAACCGGACACCCTCAAGCCCCCACCCGAAGCCACCGCCCCCGAAAAACCGCTGCCCGTCGCGAAAGGCTCGCTGGTCATCATCGGCGGCGGCCTGCGCGGCGACAATGCCGACGTCTGGTCGAAGATCGTCAGCCTGGCCGGCGGCCGCGGCGCCCGCATCGCCGTGTTCCCGTCCGCCTCCGGCACGCCGGAAAAGGCGGCCGAGATCATCATCGGCTACCTGAAGAAATACGGCGCCGACGCCTTTGCCGTGCCGGTGGCGATCCGGCTGGCCGGCAGCGACTACCGCAAGGCGGCCGAGGATGCGGCGCTGGCCGAGAAGATCCGCAGGTCCGGCGGCGTGTACTTCGCCGGCGGGGATCAGAGCCGCATCACCAAGGCGCTGGTGCGCGAGGACGGCACCCGCACGGCGGCGCTGGAAGCGGTGTGGGACCTGTATCGCCGCGGCGGCGTGGTGGCCGGCACCAGTGCCGGCGCGGCCATCATGAGCAGCACGATGTTCCACAACCCGCGTGCCATCCTGCCGATGCTGCGCAGCGGGATCACGGACGGGCAAGAGGTCGCGCCGGGGCTGGGCTTCATCGGCGACGACGTGTTCGTCGACCAGCACCTGCTGGTGCGCGGCCGCTTCGCGCGCATGATTCCCGCCATGCTGACCAAGAACTACAAGCTGGGCCTGGGCATCGACGAGGACAGCGCCTTTGTCATCAATGCCCAGCGCGAGGTGGAGGTGATCGGCTACAGCGGCGGGCTGCTGATCGATACGTCGCAGGCGGTGTGGGACAAGACCAAGCCCGACTTCAACGTCAGCAATGTGCGCATCAGCTACCTCGACCGGGGCGACCGCTTCAACATCATCACGCACAGTTTCACGCCGGCCCCGGACAAGGCGGGCGGCCGCATCGAGCCCGGGCGCGAGGCACTGCGCGGTCCCGTCTACAGCAACGATATCCTGGGCAACTATGCCGTGGTCCAGCTGATGGAACGGCTGATCGACAGCGACCAGGAAGAGGCGATCGGCGTCGCCAGCGGCAATCCGCGCAGCACGACTCCCGAAGTGGGCTTCGAGTTCCGCTTCACCAAGACGCCCGAAAGCGTGGGCTACATCTCCGGCATCGCCGAGGCCTACTCGGTGCTCAACATCCGGCTCGACGTGCGGCCGATCGACATTCCGCGTCCCCTGTATAAATATCGCTGA
- a CDS encoding HupE/UreJ family protein: protein MRGRPIVSPWALLIMLLACLLCEPARAHKPSDSYLTLRLDGERIEARWDIALRDLDFAIGLDGNDDGRLTWNELRARRGAIAAYALARLHIASADGDCPLVARGQLVDDHTDGAYTVLTLEGACRAPPTRLLVDYRLFAGTDAQHRGLLRIDHGAVVQTAILGGERPRQALELERVSAARQFLAYVWHGTWHIWIGFDHILFLVSLLLPAVLVRQGGTWVRAPDLRTAAADVVKTVSAFTIAHSVTLALAVLEVVSLPSRWVESAIALSVVLAALNNVWPRVLARRWLAALVFGLVHGFGFAGVLADLGLPRGALALSLLGFNVGVELGQLAIVAVVLPATFALRGTRVYRRTLMPGGSLVIALVALAWLGERAFDFRLA from the coding sequence ATGAGGGGGCGCCCGATCGTCTCGCCCTGGGCGCTGCTGATCATGCTGCTCGCCTGCCTGCTGTGCGAGCCGGCCCGCGCGCACAAGCCCAGCGACAGCTACCTGACCTTGCGCCTCGATGGCGAACGCATCGAGGCGCGCTGGGACATCGCGCTGCGCGACCTGGACTTCGCCATCGGTCTCGACGGCAACGACGATGGCCGCCTGACATGGAACGAGCTCCGCGCGCGCCGTGGCGCCATCGCCGCCTACGCGCTGGCACGGCTGCACATCGCCTCGGCGGACGGCGACTGCCCGCTGGTGGCGCGCGGCCAGCTGGTGGACGATCATACGGACGGCGCCTACACGGTGCTGACACTGGAAGGCGCGTGTCGCGCGCCGCCCACGCGGCTGCTGGTCGATTACCGCTTGTTCGCCGGCACGGACGCCCAGCACCGTGGCTTGCTGCGCATCGACCACGGTGCCGTCGTGCAGACGGCCATCCTGGGTGGCGAGCGGCCGCGCCAGGCGCTGGAGCTGGAGCGTGTATCGGCCGCGCGCCAGTTCCTGGCCTACGTGTGGCACGGCACCTGGCATATCTGGATCGGTTTCGACCACATCCTGTTCCTGGTCTCGCTGCTGCTGCCTGCGGTGCTGGTGCGGCAGGGCGGGACGTGGGTGCGTGCGCCCGACCTGCGCACGGCGGCGGCGGACGTGGTGAAGACGGTCAGTGCATTCACGATCGCGCATTCGGTGACGCTGGCGCTGGCGGTGCTGGAGGTGGTCAGCCTGCCGTCGCGTTGGGTGGAGTCGGCGATCGCGCTGTCGGTCGTGTTGGCGGCGCTGAACAACGTGTGGCCGCGCGTTCTGGCGCGGCGCTGGCTGGCCGCGCTGGTGTTCGGCCTCGTGCATGGCTTCGGTTTTGCCGGCGTGCTGGCCGACCTGGGCTTGCCGCGCGGCGCGCTGGCGCTGTCGTTGCTGGGGTTCAATGTGGGCGTCGAGCTGGGGCAGCTGGCCATCGTCGCTGTCGTGCTGCCGGCAACGTTCGCGCTGCGCGGCACGAGGGTATACCGCCGCACCCTGATGCCAGGCGGCTCGCTCGTCATCGCACTGGTGGCGCTGGCGTGGCTGGGGGAGCGGGCGTTCGACTTCCGATTGGCTTAA
- a CDS encoding TonB-dependent receptor: MNQQNRPAGRTGPSLSTVAHAVRAALVLGLCANAALAQTAAPANPLPRVEITGSAIRQIESETPLPVQVVTREEIEKAGVTTAAELMTRISANVGGLTDGVSINVGGDQRGLNSANLRGIGTSSTLVLLNGRRMANFASPGDDAGVDLNNIPAAAIARVEVLMDGASALYGTDAIGGVINFITRKDFHGIELNAYRGATDEGGAGKRAGTISAGIGNVEQDGYNLFAVFDWQGTEALRSSQRSFIPELRIPERLGHLLSGFTSPANIRLTSAQRDHLQETGFLLNGRPITNRLINLSIPNCSPPANLYLPAGTGGVDACTYDYMGDTELYPKSNKQNFLSRGVLKLDANNQLYAEVALSRSRTNYVGSSARVTGYIDASRVPALANAGLETVEDDDVPGELELRMRLTEAGNRTSELTSQSQRYVLGLTGTVAGWDYDIGVNHSVNTVKDKDTHGYVLYNELLEGIAGGLINPFGPSGPEGRALLDRIQVNDVVRHSKGTMDSIDFKASRTVLPLAGGDLALAVGGEVRRERTDFTPSALLMSDNINNDAAPEGGRATSDKRRVSAVFGELQAPFTKQWQGQLSARYDRYQQVGGALSPKVGVSYTPVKSVMLRGSAGRGFRAPSMTDLYRPTVYSSTATLPDPVYCATVDNNYADCADNWDTRRYSNADLKPERSKQLSLGAVVEAGQHVTASLDYWNIRRTNLISELGDDIILGNLAKYGDLVHRDEDGYIDYIELHKENRGAQVARGLDLMVDVHGVDTGIGRFGGRLTGTYVLKSKVQTGPGDPFVSNLGRFVTDMVVQRWRHTLTFDWERGPLSASLSNTFSSGYDDQNSAINVDDGSVVAANRVSSYSLWDLSGAWAVNKAWKVRAGVQNLADKSPPYSNQAYFFLSGYDPTYTDPRGRRFYASVNYVFK, encoded by the coding sequence ATGAACCAGCAAAACCGGCCCGCCGGCCGCACCGGCCCTAGCCTTTCCACCGTCGCCCATGCCGTGCGTGCTGCGCTGGTGCTGGGCCTGTGCGCGAACGCGGCGCTGGCGCAGACCGCCGCACCGGCCAACCCCTTGCCGCGCGTGGAAATCACCGGGTCCGCGATCCGCCAGATCGAGTCGGAAACGCCGCTGCCGGTGCAGGTGGTCACGCGCGAGGAGATCGAGAAGGCCGGCGTGACGACGGCGGCCGAACTGATGACGCGCATCTCCGCCAACGTGGGCGGGCTGACCGATGGCGTCAGCATCAACGTGGGTGGTGACCAGCGTGGCCTGAACAGCGCCAACCTGCGCGGCATCGGCACCTCGTCGACCCTGGTGCTGCTGAACGGCCGGCGCATGGCCAACTTCGCGTCGCCTGGCGACGATGCGGGCGTGGACCTGAACAATATCCCGGCGGCGGCGATCGCCCGCGTCGAGGTGCTGATGGACGGTGCTTCCGCGCTGTATGGCACCGACGCGATCGGCGGTGTCATCAACTTCATCACGCGCAAGGACTTTCATGGCATCGAACTGAACGCCTATCGTGGCGCCACGGACGAAGGCGGCGCCGGCAAGCGCGCCGGCACCATCAGCGCCGGCATCGGCAACGTCGAGCAGGACGGCTACAACCTGTTCGCCGTATTCGACTGGCAGGGTACCGAAGCGCTGCGCAGCTCGCAGCGCAGCTTCATTCCGGAGCTGCGCATCCCCGAGCGGCTGGGCCACCTGCTGTCCGGCTTCACCAGCCCGGCCAATATTCGGCTGACCTCCGCGCAGCGCGACCACCTGCAGGAGACCGGGTTCCTGCTGAACGGCCGGCCGATCACGAACCGGCTGATCAACCTGTCGATCCCGAACTGCAGCCCACCCGCGAACCTGTACCTGCCGGCCGGTACCGGCGGCGTCGACGCCTGCACCTACGACTACATGGGCGATACGGAGCTGTATCCGAAGTCGAACAAGCAGAACTTCCTCAGCCGCGGCGTGCTCAAGCTCGACGCCAACAACCAGCTGTATGCCGAGGTGGCGCTAAGCCGATCGCGCACCAACTACGTGGGTTCGTCGGCGCGCGTGACCGGCTATATCGACGCCAGCCGCGTGCCGGCGCTGGCCAACGCCGGCCTGGAGACGGTGGAGGACGACGACGTGCCGGGCGAGCTGGAACTGCGCATGCGCCTGACCGAAGCGGGCAACCGCACCAGCGAGCTGACGAGCCAGAGCCAGCGCTACGTGCTGGGCCTGACGGGCACCGTGGCCGGCTGGGACTACGACATCGGCGTCAATCACAGCGTCAACACGGTCAAGGACAAGGACACCCACGGCTACGTGCTGTACAACGAGCTGCTGGAAGGGATCGCCGGTGGCCTGATCAACCCGTTCGGGCCGTCCGGTCCCGAAGGGCGCGCGCTGCTCGACCGCATCCAGGTCAACGACGTGGTGCGCCATTCGAAGGGCACGATGGATTCCATCGACTTCAAGGCGTCGCGCACGGTGCTGCCGCTTGCCGGCGGTGACCTGGCCCTGGCGGTCGGCGGCGAGGTGCGGCGCGAGCGCACCGACTTCACGCCGTCGGCCCTGCTGATGAGCGACAACATCAACAACGACGCGGCGCCGGAAGGGGGCCGGGCCACCAGCGACAAGCGCCGCGTGTCCGCCGTGTTCGGCGAGCTGCAGGCGCCGTTCACGAAACAGTGGCAAGGCCAGCTCTCGGCGCGCTACGATCGTTACCAGCAGGTGGGCGGGGCGCTCAGCCCGAAGGTGGGGGTGAGCTATACGCCGGTCAAATCCGTGATGCTGCGCGGCTCCGCCGGCCGCGGCTTCCGCGCGCCATCCATGACGGACCTGTACCGCCCGACCGTCTACAGCTCGACGGCGACCTTGCCCGATCCGGTCTACTGCGCCACCGTCGACAACAACTACGCCGACTGCGCCGACAACTGGGACACGCGCCGCTACAGCAACGCCGACCTGAAGCCGGAGCGCAGCAAGCAGCTCTCGCTGGGCGCCGTGGTGGAGGCGGGCCAGCACGTCACGGCCAGCCTGGATTACTGGAACATCCGCCGCACCAACCTGATCAGCGAACTTGGGGACGACATCATCCTGGGCAACCTGGCCAAGTACGGCGACCTGGTGCACCGCGACGAGGACGGCTACATCGACTATATCGAGCTGCACAAGGAGAACCGCGGCGCCCAGGTGGCGCGGGGCCTCGACCTGATGGTGGACGTGCATGGCGTCGACACGGGCATCGGCCGCTTCGGCGGCCGCCTGACCGGCACCTACGTGCTGAAGTCGAAGGTGCAGACCGGGCCGGGCGACCCGTTCGTCAGCAACCTGGGACGCTTCGTCACGGACATGGTGGTGCAGCGCTGGCGCCACACGCTGACGTTCGACTGGGAGCGCGGCCCGCTGTCGGCCAGCCTGTCGAACACGTTCTCGTCCGGCTACGACGACCAGAACTCGGCCATCAATGTGGACGACGGCAGCGTGGTGGCCGCCAACCGGGTATCGTCCTATTCGCTGTGGGACCTGTCGGGCGCGTGGGCCGTCAACAAGGCGTGGAAGGTGCGCGCCGGCGTGCAGAACCTGGCGGACAAGAGCCCGCCGTATTCGAACCAGGCCTACTTCTTCCTGTCGGGTTACGATCCGACTTACACCGATCCGCGCGGCAGGCGTTTCTATGCCAGCGTAAACTACGTGTTCAAATAA